The nucleotide sequence TCTTTAAAACAAAAGCAGAATCTTTTATTAAAGTAGATAGTTATGATGCTAATAATAAAGGAGGTGAAGATGCGGTAAAGAGTGCTGCTTTTCTTGATGTAGCTAAATATCCAGAAATTATATTTAAAGGGACTAAAGTTGTTAAAAAAAATAATGCTAATTATTTAATAGGAGATTTAACTATTCACGGAGTAACTAATGTAATCGAACTGCCATTTACAATTAAAGGGCCATTGTTAGATTTGCCTACACAAAAACAATCTATTGCGTTTAATGCTTCGATTACTATAAATAGACAAGATTACGAGCTTAATTTTGACAGAAAACTTCCAACAGGAATTAAACTTGTGGGAGATGATGTAAAAATCACATTAATTATTTTGGCACTTGAAGAGTAATGATTTAATATATAAAATAGTGAAGAAGACACTATTTATTTTAATAGTGTTTCCTTCATTATGCATATCTCAAAACAAAGTTTATAACATTGATACTGAAAAATCAAAAATTGATTTTAAAATAGCTCATATGGGCGTTTTGACGATTAATGGCACATTTCATGATTTTTCAGGTAAATTAACTCTGAATAAAAATAACATTAAAAAAATTGAAAGTAAAATAGTAGTTAAAAGCATCGATACTAAAGATAAAACCAGAGATAAATCTTTAATTGATGAAGCTTATTTAAATGATAAAAAATACCCTTATATCTATTTTATTTCGAATAGAGTTAAAGCAATTGGAAATTCAAACACAGTAACTGGAATTTTAAAAATTAAAGGAATCGAAAAAGAAATAATTATCCTTTTTGAAAAAAAACGAACAAATAATGAAAGTGAAATTAATTTAAGAGGATCAACTAATATTAAAAGGCGAGATTTTAATTTGAATTTTGGAGCTTTAAATGCTTTAGTAGGAGATTATATTACTATTAGTTTAAATATAATTTATAACTCTCTTTAAGTTAAATGAATTGTGATGTAAAATAAAAAGGAGATTTGTATTTACAAATCTCCTTTTAAAATATCTATATATTATAAATTAACACACTACTGTTTCTTTACGTTTTAACTGTAAACTTCTTATATAAGATTTAATACTAATTAATTCGTTACTCTTTTTATGGTTAAAATTGTTACTCTGTACTTTTGGATTAGCACTTATAGGTTCAATCTTTTTAATTGATATTTCTATTTTAGAAATAGAAGTAACAGTTTCAATTTTATTTTTAGTAGTATTAGTTTGAGCTTGACCAATAACTATACTTGGAGCAATTAATAAAACTAATATTATTATCATCTTGTACATAACAAAACTATTTGTAGGTTTCGAGTACAAATAAAAAGCATATAATAAATGATCATAAAAATATTTGATAAAATACACTAAAAAGTAGTTTACTAGAGTAAATTAACTTAAAATATCGATGAAATGCATGGTTATTTGATTGATAAAAATACTGTATATGAGTCAAATAGGACTGTTTTTTTTAATTTCCATTAATTTTTTGTGTAAACTTAGAAAGTAAATTGTTTGCAGCATCCCTATAAATATTATGACTTCCGTTTCCTCTAATTTCTTTACCAGCTTGTTCATTCATTCCATTAGGAGTAGCAGCATGGTTGGCCAGTTCTTCAAAACTAATAACTTTAGCGTTTTGAGCAGCATAAGCTAAAGATTGAAATAAATCTGAAACATATTTATTAGAAACCTCTTTAGACACCCCATTCTCTTGAGTCCAATCACTTAATTCTCCCATTAAATTATATAAAGGAGTTATTAGGCCAGTTAAAGTCCATATACTATGTAGTTCTTTTTCATTTTTAACTACTAAAGGTTGACCTATATAATTAAAGATCTCCAATATCGTTTCATTAGGATTAAATATAGGAATTGGACAGTTGTGATTTATAACAGTTGGTAATGGAATAGCCCTACTTACATGATTTGCAGGCTTTACAATTTTATGAAGCTCAGAAGAAAGGAGATAAGGAATTAAAGAAATAACGATATGATGTTTGTTAAATCGAAGGTTTTCTAACTCTCTTTTTGCATCTAATGGCCTTAATGTAATAAAAATAATATCA is from Flavobacteriaceae bacterium and encodes:
- a CDS encoding polyisoprenoid-binding protein, translated to MKTKLTITFIAILCLSQINAQNYKIDAGHSTVQIQIERFGVVDVVGRFKSVEGTISYNNEDIFKTKAESFIKVDSYDANNKGGEDAVKSAAFLDVAKYPEIIFKGTKVVKKNNANYLIGDLTIHGVTNVIELPFTIKGPLLDLPTQKQSIAFNASITINRQDYELNFDRKLPTGIKLVGDDVKITLIILALEE
- a CDS encoding YceI family protein is translated as MKSNDLIYKIVKKTLFILIVFPSLCISQNKVYNIDTEKSKIDFKIAHMGVLTINGTFHDFSGKLTLNKNNIKKIESKIVVKSIDTKDKTRDKSLIDEAYLNDKKYPYIYFISNRVKAIGNSNTVTGILKIKGIEKEIIILFEKKRTNNESEINLRGSTNIKRRDFNLNFGALNALVGDYITISLNIIYNSL